A single Carettochelys insculpta isolate YL-2023 chromosome 2, ASM3395843v1, whole genome shotgun sequence DNA region contains:
- the HUS1 gene encoding checkpoint protein HUS1 isoform X3 produces the protein MWCELSQGNFFDEFQMEGVAAEHNEIYLELTPENISRALKTAQNAKTVKIKLTNKHCPCLTVAVELPSLSSSSRIVTHDIPVGVIPRRLWHDFREPSVPDFDVSIYLPVLKTMKSVVERMKNLSNYIVLEANLNGEMNLKIETDLVSVTTHFKGLGNPPWVSEDESQNSTEDRDPESMAEARIDIRKLLQLLAGQQVNPTKALCNIVSKRIVHFILLHEEVSLQYFIPALA, from the exons ATGTGGTGTGAGTTAAGTCAG gggaaCTTCTTTGATGAATTCCAGATGGAAGGGGTAGCAGCAGaacataatgaaatttatttGGAGCTGACACCTGAAAATATATCAAGAGCTTTAAAAACAGCCCAGAACGCCAAGACAGTAAAAATCAAGTTGACTAACAAGCACTGCCCTTGTCTCACAGTAGCTGTGGAGCTG CCATCATTATCAAGCAGTAGTCGCATTGTGACACATGATATTCCAGTGGGAGTTATTCCCAGAAGACTGTGGCATGATTTCCGAGAGCCCAGTGTACCAGACTTTGAT GTCAGTATTTACCTACCAGTGCTGAAGACCATGAAGAGTGTTGTAGAAAGAATGAAAAATCTCAGCAATTATATT GTGCTTGAAGCAAATCTAAATGGAGAAATGAATTTGAAAATAGAAACCGACTTAGTGTCTGTTACAACCCATTTTAAAGGTCTTGGAAATCCTCCATGGG TATCAGAGGATGAGTCACAAAATTCTACTGAAGACAGAGATCCGGAAAGCATGGCTGAGGCACGCATTGACATTAGAAAACTCCTACAACTGCTTGCTGGGCAACAAGTAAATCCGACCAAAGCCTTGTGCA ATATTGTGAGCAAAAGGATTGTTCACTTTATTTTGCTTCATGAGGAGGTTTCCCTTCAGTACTTCATTCCAGCACTTGCATAA
- the HUS1 gene encoding checkpoint protein HUS1 isoform X2: MRFRAKIVDIACLNHFTRVITTIAKLAKTCTLRLTVDKLYFILTDKVANGGVSMWCELSQGNFFDEFQMEGVAAEHNEIYLELTPENISRALKTAQNAKTVKIKLTNKHCPCLTVAVELPSLSSSSRIVTHDIPVGVIPRRLWHDFREPSVPDFDVLEANLNGEMNLKIETDLVSVTTHFKGLGNPPWVSEDESQNSTEDRDPESMAEARIDIRKLLQLLAGQQVNPTKALCNIVSKRIVHFILLHEEVSLQYFIPALA; encoded by the exons ATGCGCTTCCGAGCCAAGATCGTCGACATCGCCTGCCTGAACCACTTCACCC GCGTGATTACTACAATTGCCAAACTAGCCAAGACATGCACTCTGCGCCTTACAGTGGACAAACTTTACTTCATCCTAACTGATAAAGTGGCAAATGGAGGGGTCAGCATGTGGTGTGAGTTAAGTCAG gggaaCTTCTTTGATGAATTCCAGATGGAAGGGGTAGCAGCAGaacataatgaaatttatttGGAGCTGACACCTGAAAATATATCAAGAGCTTTAAAAACAGCCCAGAACGCCAAGACAGTAAAAATCAAGTTGACTAACAAGCACTGCCCTTGTCTCACAGTAGCTGTGGAGCTG CCATCATTATCAAGCAGTAGTCGCATTGTGACACATGATATTCCAGTGGGAGTTATTCCCAGAAGACTGTGGCATGATTTCCGAGAGCCCAGTGTACCAGACTTTGAT GTGCTTGAAGCAAATCTAAATGGAGAAATGAATTTGAAAATAGAAACCGACTTAGTGTCTGTTACAACCCATTTTAAAGGTCTTGGAAATCCTCCATGGG TATCAGAGGATGAGTCACAAAATTCTACTGAAGACAGAGATCCGGAAAGCATGGCTGAGGCACGCATTGACATTAGAAAACTCCTACAACTGCTTGCTGGGCAACAAGTAAATCCGACCAAAGCCTTGTGCA ATATTGTGAGCAAAAGGATTGTTCACTTTATTTTGCTTCATGAGGAGGTTTCCCTTCAGTACTTCATTCCAGCACTTGCATAA
- the HUS1 gene encoding checkpoint protein HUS1 isoform X1 has protein sequence MRFRAKIVDIACLNHFTRVITTIAKLAKTCTLRLTVDKLYFILTDKVANGGVSMWCELSQGNFFDEFQMEGVAAEHNEIYLELTPENISRALKTAQNAKTVKIKLTNKHCPCLTVAVELPSLSSSSRIVTHDIPVGVIPRRLWHDFREPSVPDFDVSIYLPVLKTMKSVVERMKNLSNYIVLEANLNGEMNLKIETDLVSVTTHFKGLGNPPWVSEDESQNSTEDRDPESMAEARIDIRKLLQLLAGQQVNPTKALCNIVSKRIVHFILLHEEVSLQYFIPALA, from the exons ATGCGCTTCCGAGCCAAGATCGTCGACATCGCCTGCCTGAACCACTTCACCC GCGTGATTACTACAATTGCCAAACTAGCCAAGACATGCACTCTGCGCCTTACAGTGGACAAACTTTACTTCATCCTAACTGATAAAGTGGCAAATGGAGGGGTCAGCATGTGGTGTGAGTTAAGTCAG gggaaCTTCTTTGATGAATTCCAGATGGAAGGGGTAGCAGCAGaacataatgaaatttatttGGAGCTGACACCTGAAAATATATCAAGAGCTTTAAAAACAGCCCAGAACGCCAAGACAGTAAAAATCAAGTTGACTAACAAGCACTGCCCTTGTCTCACAGTAGCTGTGGAGCTG CCATCATTATCAAGCAGTAGTCGCATTGTGACACATGATATTCCAGTGGGAGTTATTCCCAGAAGACTGTGGCATGATTTCCGAGAGCCCAGTGTACCAGACTTTGAT GTCAGTATTTACCTACCAGTGCTGAAGACCATGAAGAGTGTTGTAGAAAGAATGAAAAATCTCAGCAATTATATT GTGCTTGAAGCAAATCTAAATGGAGAAATGAATTTGAAAATAGAAACCGACTTAGTGTCTGTTACAACCCATTTTAAAGGTCTTGGAAATCCTCCATGGG TATCAGAGGATGAGTCACAAAATTCTACTGAAGACAGAGATCCGGAAAGCATGGCTGAGGCACGCATTGACATTAGAAAACTCCTACAACTGCTTGCTGGGCAACAAGTAAATCCGACCAAAGCCTTGTGCA ATATTGTGAGCAAAAGGATTGTTCACTTTATTTTGCTTCATGAGGAGGTTTCCCTTCAGTACTTCATTCCAGCACTTGCATAA